A single genomic interval of Pyrobaculum arsenaticum DSM 13514 harbors:
- a CDS encoding phosphoribosylformylglycinamidine cyclo-ligase: MRYKDAGVDLDKQKTIHAVARRLLSGGEGAYVRWIEIGSHDLALHVDGVGTKTVWLLQAGKIEVAGWDCLAVNINDVVCDGFKAVAVVDYIAVSPGLEDAAARVLKGLERASAEADVVILGGETAIMPDVVNGIDVVCTVLAVREAIPRPPSIGDYVVGVESSGPHANGYSLLRRLFRLDEEICGVPVAESLLQPVVMYHKILPLFQEGLIKAAAHITGGGFTKLKRALGNLGAELELGQLPCWARAVLKKGVPKDEAYRVFNMGIGIALVTDKPADLVRRLEDLGYSARVIGRVKPEGSIAVDGVRVS, encoded by the coding sequence ATGAGGTATAAAGACGCAGGGGTTGACCTAGATAAACAAAAAACAATACACGCTGTTGCACGGCGACTTTTGTCAGGAGGCGAGGGGGCCTATGTCAGGTGGATAGAGATAGGTAGCCACGACTTGGCGCTCCATGTAGACGGCGTGGGCACCAAGACTGTGTGGCTACTCCAGGCAGGTAAGATAGAGGTGGCGGGCTGGGACTGCCTCGCCGTCAACATCAACGACGTTGTATGCGACGGGTTTAAGGCAGTTGCTGTTGTGGACTACATCGCTGTGTCCCCCGGCCTAGAAGACGCGGCGGCGAGGGTCCTTAAGGGGCTTGAAAGGGCCTCAGCCGAAGCAGATGTGGTGATACTAGGCGGCGAGACGGCGATAATGCCAGACGTCGTGAATGGGATTGACGTCGTGTGCACAGTCCTCGCAGTCCGGGAGGCAATTCCTAGGCCGCCTTCTATTGGCGACTACGTCGTGGGCGTCGAGTCGAGCGGCCCCCACGCAAATGGGTACTCTCTACTACGCCGTCTGTTTAGGCTTGATGAAGAGATATGCGGCGTCCCCGTAGCCGAGTCTTTATTACAGCCAGTGGTCATGTATCACAAGATACTCCCGCTATTTCAAGAGGGGCTGATCAAGGCGGCGGCTCACATAACAGGCGGCGGCTTCACTAAGTTGAAGAGGGCCCTGGGGAACTTAGGCGCTGAGTTGGAACTGGGACAACTGCCGTGTTGGGCAAGGGCCGTCCTGAAAAAGGGCGTGCCAAAAGATGAGGCGTACCGAGTTTTCAACATGGGCATTGGGATCGCCCTAGTTACGGACAAACCTGCCGATTTAGTCAGAAGGCTCGAAGACCTAGGTTACTCTGCAAGAGTAATAGGCAGAGTTAAGCCGGAGGGCTCTATCGCGGTAGACGGGGTGAGAGTTTCCTAG
- a CDS encoding bifunctional 5,10-methylenetetrahydrofolate dehydrogenase/5,10-methenyltetrahydrofolate cyclohydrolase yields the protein MVTWIRGEGLHRQAKEWAREHVKRLEEVGITPKLAIILLNDDPVELATQRRFASLKARDVREVGGEAEIYELHDVPPERRTKEALRLIESLNKRDDVTGVIIQKPVPPFVDERALFAALSPEKDVDALTPDNKKRLLDRFDLDNDVLPCTPAGILELFRMYGIEIRGKDVVVVGKGELVGKPLSVMLMQLDATVTVLHALSKEREPYVKRADIVISAVGRPPEIYRDNPWRLTGEMIKEGVVVVGVGGKVDPISGKWHFDVDEKSVAEKASYLTPNIGGVGLATRARVLKNLIRTSYQVARLVVSSRIVGP from the coding sequence ATGGTTACGTGGATAAGAGGCGAGGGGCTTCACAGACAGGCCAAGGAGTGGGCCCGCGAACACGTTAAAAGGCTTGAGGAGGTTGGGATAACTCCTAAGCTGGCCATTATCCTCCTCAACGACGACCCCGTAGAGCTGGCGACGCAGAGGCGCTTCGCCTCGCTCAAGGCGAGGGACGTTAGGGAGGTGGGGGGCGAGGCGGAGATCTACGAGCTCCACGACGTGCCTCCAGAGAGGAGGACGAAGGAGGCGCTTAGGCTCATAGAGAGCTTGAACAAAAGAGACGATGTAACTGGCGTGATAATCCAGAAGCCAGTACCGCCCTTTGTAGACGAGAGGGCCCTCTTCGCGGCGCTTTCGCCGGAGAAGGACGTTGACGCGTTGACGCCTGACAACAAGAAGAGGCTCCTAGACCGCTTCGACTTGGACAACGACGTCCTTCCCTGCACGCCTGCGGGGATTCTGGAGCTGTTCCGCATGTATGGCATAGAGATTAGGGGGAAAGACGTCGTTGTCGTCGGCAAGGGGGAGCTTGTGGGTAAGCCCCTCTCGGTGATGCTTATGCAACTAGACGCCACGGTGACTGTACTCCACGCGTTGTCTAAAGAGAGGGAGCCATACGTCAAGAGGGCCGATATTGTGATCTCCGCTGTCGGGAGGCCGCCTGAGATATACAGGGACAACCCGTGGCGCCTCACCGGCGAGATGATAAAGGAGGGCGTTGTAGTGGTTGGCGTCGGGGGGAAGGTAGACCCCATCTCTGGCAAGTGGCACTTTGATGTGGACGAGAAGTCCGTGGCGGAGAAGGCATCGTACCTAACGCCCAATATAGGCGGCGTCGGTCTGGCCACGAGGGCCAGAGTGTTGAAAAACCTCATAAGGACGTCGTATCAAGTAGCCAGATTAGTCGTGAGCTCTAGAATAGTGGGGCCATGA